The Streptomyces nitrosporeus genome includes a window with the following:
- a CDS encoding serine/threonine-protein kinase: protein MSTGAGPSGRVVDGRFTLVARLGGGGMGMVWRARDQALHRDVALKEVRPPDPALAEHDPGAARTLRARVMREARALARLDHPNVVTIHHIVDPGEEGYPWIVMELVEGSSLQDRLAAGPMPPREAAELGRGVLSALRAAHAAGIHHRDVKPANVLLRTDGRPVLTDFGIAAIRESTSLTATGALIGSPDYIAPERIRGTEGDPSSDLWSLGMMLYVAVEGHHPLRRATTLATLAAVLDEEVPPPVRAGALGPVLGALLTRDTAARPDAGTLDRMLAEAAAGGTVTPAVPPAPATPPASVAPAVPAGTLPLSRPAVPPVHAPHPVTAADPGTGPGRRHDPWSSPGAGAATVPDGGPDRDARLRRTIRRIALASSLTTTLAAVAVYLWAFGPLSGDEEGGKRSGTAVSGAPSPVVSEDPAPAASGTAPAPATLLTPGGARQAIEALAEVMGGTEVTDFTLYDGHASASAPLESDPGLYDDYSYSDGRAERSGAGGPLTSDSALLDLEEIDWDRLPALLRDARTTLNVPDPALEDCYVIVEPASVFHEDRPVLRVYVSDDYGGAHLTAGIDGKVIDRNPREGG from the coding sequence ATGAGCACAGGCGCCGGCCCGTCGGGACGGGTGGTCGACGGTCGTTTCACGCTGGTCGCAAGACTGGGCGGCGGTGGCATGGGGATGGTCTGGCGCGCCCGGGACCAGGCCCTGCACCGCGATGTCGCGCTCAAGGAGGTCCGCCCGCCGGACCCGGCCCTCGCCGAGCACGACCCCGGGGCCGCGCGGACCCTGCGCGCCCGGGTCATGCGGGAGGCCCGCGCGCTGGCACGGCTGGACCACCCCAACGTGGTGACGATCCATCACATCGTGGACCCGGGCGAGGAGGGCTACCCGTGGATCGTGATGGAGCTGGTGGAGGGGTCCTCGCTCCAGGACCGCCTGGCCGCCGGGCCCATGCCGCCGCGGGAGGCGGCGGAGCTGGGCAGGGGCGTCCTCTCGGCGCTGCGGGCCGCCCACGCGGCGGGCATCCACCACCGTGACGTGAAACCGGCCAACGTGCTCCTGCGGACCGACGGGCGCCCCGTCCTCACGGACTTCGGGATCGCGGCGATCCGTGAGTCGACCAGCCTCACCGCCACCGGGGCACTCATCGGGTCGCCCGACTACATAGCCCCCGAGCGCATCCGCGGCACCGAGGGCGATCCCTCCTCCGACCTCTGGTCGCTGGGCATGATGCTCTACGTCGCCGTCGAGGGCCACCACCCGCTGCGCCGGGCCACCACCCTCGCCACCCTGGCCGCCGTACTCGACGAGGAGGTGCCGCCGCCGGTGCGCGCCGGAGCGCTCGGACCGGTGCTGGGCGCGTTGCTCACCCGGGACACCGCCGCCCGGCCCGACGCCGGGACGCTCGACCGGATGCTGGCCGAGGCGGCCGCCGGGGGAACCGTCACCCCCGCCGTCCCGCCCGCCCCCGCCACCCCGCCCGCCTCCGTCGCCCCCGCCGTCCCGGCCGGCACGCTGCCGCTCTCCCGTCCGGCCGTACCGCCCGTTCACGCCCCGCACCCGGTGACGGCCGCGGACCCCGGCACCGGGCCGGGGCGGCGGCACGACCCGTGGTCCTCGCCCGGCGCCGGAGCGGCGACCGTCCCGGACGGCGGGCCCGACCGCGACGCGCGTCTGCGGCGGACGATCCGCCGGATCGCCCTCGCCTCGTCGCTCACCACCACCCTGGCCGCCGTCGCCGTCTACCTCTGGGCCTTCGGCCCGCTCTCCGGCGACGAGGAGGGCGGCAAACGCTCCGGTACCGCGGTCAGCGGCGCGCCTTCGCCGGTCGTGAGCGAGGACCCCGCCCCCGCCGCCTCCGGTACCGCCCCGGCCCCCGCCACCCTGCTGACCCCCGGCGGGGCGCGGCAGGCGATCGAAGCGCTGGCGGAGGTGATGGGCGGTACGGAGGTCACCGATTTCACCCTCTACGACGGGCACGCCTCGGCGAGCGCCCCGCTGGAGAGCGACCCCGGGCTGTACGACGACTACTCCTACAGCGACGGCCGCGCCGAGCGTTCCGGCGCGGGAGGCCCCCTCACCTCGGACAGCGCGCTCCTCGACCTGGAGGAGATCGACTGGGACAGGCTGCCCGCCCTCCTGCGCGACGCGCGCACGACGCTCAACGTCCCCGATCCGGCCCTGGAGGACTGCTACGTGATCGTGGAGCCGGCCTCCGTCTTCCACGAGGACCGGCCCGTCCTGCGCGTCTACGTCTCGGACGACTACGGCGGCGCGCACCTCACGGCCGGTATCGACGGGAAGGTCATCGACCGCAACCCCCGCGAAGGCGGCTGA